Proteins encoded together in one Lathyrus oleraceus cultivar Zhongwan6 chromosome 5, CAAS_Psat_ZW6_1.0, whole genome shotgun sequence window:
- the LOC127080065 gene encoding transcription factor MYB98 gives MDLETKFAENFHFKPNMKNHEYPFSVPPSHGFLQDFNHIDKFNVNGTFFNPISGVQNFDPSDNFSYVDNDFNPFVENNIGNSNGHAFVMDNFLHGGYVLNNLSHKNNQVETMVTNQSNYFPFNINIPQETKPLNFVAPDEVSCIPSMKYYKRFGMNRNNKACPISRKIRKNSNVVKGQWTVEEDGLLIQLVEQNGLRKWSRIAQMLPGRIGKQCRERWHNHLRPDIKKDIWSEEEDRILIKAHGEIGNKWAEIAKKLPGRTENSIKNHWNATKRRQYSKRKCRSKYPRGNLLQEYIKSLNLDKNPPKDYRKKSSTNVSVMKNNTNKDTTTIISVQSQSQKAEQFCPSDHECLVPSCDFDDVPDFCFDESLFQDGCSIDSLLDDVQIMEGKKHSDAEEEVMESLFGVEVKKEMDLIDMVFSCQ, from the exons ATGGATCTCGAGACAAAGTTTGCAGAAAATTTTCACTTCAAACCCAACATGAAAAATCACGAGTATCCTTTCAGTGTTCCTCCATCTCATGGATTCTTACAAGATTTTAATCACATTGATAAATTTAACGTAAATGGTACCTTTTTCAATCCTATTTCCGGGGTCCAAAACTTTGATCCTAGTGATAACTTTTCATATGTTGATAATGATTTCAATCCATTTGTGGAGAATAATATTGGTAATAGTAATGGTCATGCTTTTGTTATGGACAATTTTCTTCATGGAGGTTATGTCTTGAACAATCTTTCTCATAAGAATAACCAAGTCGAAACGATGGTTACAAACCAAAGTAACTATTTTCCCTTTAATATTAATATTCCTCAAGAAACAAAGCCTTTGAACTTTGTTGCACCAGATGAAGTTTCATGCATTCCTTCAATGAAATATTACAAAAGATTTGGCATGAACAGAAACAACAAAGCATGTCCTATCTCAAGAAAAATTCGTAAGAATTCCAACGTTGTAAAAGGACAATGGACAGTAGAAGAAGATGG GTTGTTGATTCAGCTAGTTGAACAGAATGGTTTGAGAAAATGGTCTCGTATTGCTCAGATGTTGCCCGGTAGAATCGGAAAACAATGTCGAGAGCGATGGCATAATCATCTAAGACCTGATATTAAG AAGGACATATGGAGTGAGGAAGAGGATAGAATACTGATCAAAGCTCATGGAGAGATAGGAAACAAATGGGCAGAGATAGCTAAGAAGTTACCAGGAAGAACTGAAAACTCAATCAAAAACCATTGGAATGCAACAAAGAGAAGACAATATTCGAAAAGAAAGTGTCGATCGAAATACCCTAGAGGAAACCTTCTACAAGAATATATCAAAAGCTTGAACTTAGACAAAAACCCTCCAAAAGATTATAGAAAAAAATCTTCAACTAATGTTAGTGTTATGAAAAACAATACCAACAAAGacacaacaacaataatatcAGTTCAGTCTCAGTCTCAGAAAGCTGAACAGTTTTGTCCAAGTGATCATGAGTGTTTGGTACCAAGTTGTGATTTTGATGATGTTCCGGATTTTTGTTTCGATGAGAGTTTGTTTCAAGATGGGTGTAGTATTGATTCTCTGTTGGATGATGTGCAAATTATGGAAGGAAAAAAACATTCTGATGCTGAGGAAGAGGTTATGGAATCTTTGTTTGGAGTTGAAGTTAAGAAGGAGATGGATTTGATTGATATGGTTTTTTCATGTCAATGA